A single region of the Anaerolineales bacterium genome encodes:
- a CDS encoding YceI family protein — protein MKNKNRSRLVLIGAFALAAAALIGYLIFDRLFPNNYAPSVTGVPTEAINSIDARRTAQAQTKTAAPPGNSYAPVGENPEGIALIAYQAPISRFGKPQQDAPLYVSCTEDRLRARERPATVEPTAEATAAATVEAAGTPAAPDLIRLAIVGSESEACYQVGEVFAGVGEFRVAVGITRSIGGEIEIDRGNVANSLVGDIVINISEFRSDEGRRDAAIQSRWLETNRYPIATFANIEAEGLPTRPYIDGETLSFTLTGELTIREVAVPTTFEATAALTGDVLVVRAVSDVKMSDWKFDAPNMAGFVTVDDDMRIVLNLVARVIN, from the coding sequence ATGAAGAATAAGAATCGCTCGCGCTTGGTGTTGATAGGGGCATTTGCCCTTGCCGCCGCCGCCCTCATTGGCTACCTTATCTTTGATCGGCTCTTTCCGAATAACTATGCCCCTTCAGTGACGGGCGTTCCCACGGAAGCCATCAATTCGATTGACGCCCGCCGCACCGCCCAAGCCCAAACAAAGACGGCTGCTCCCCCTGGGAATAGTTATGCCCCTGTCGGGGAAAACCCTGAAGGGATCGCCCTCATCGCCTATCAAGCGCCCATTTCCCGCTTTGGCAAGCCGCAGCAAGACGCGCCGCTTTATGTCTCTTGCACAGAAGATCGCCTTCGGGCGCGGGAGCGCCCCGCCACCGTTGAGCCGACGGCAGAGGCAACGGCTGCCGCTACGGTAGAGGCTGCTGGAACGCCCGCCGCCCCAGATTTGATTCGGCTGGCGATTGTTGGGTCGGAATCGGAGGCGTGCTACCAAGTGGGAGAGGTCTTCGCCGGAGTGGGTGAGTTCCGCGTGGCGGTGGGCATTACCCGTTCCATTGGTGGGGAGATCGAGATTGATCGCGGCAATGTGGCGAACAGCTTGGTTGGCGACATCGTGATCAACATCAGCGAATTCCGCTCCGACGAAGGGCGGCGCGATGCGGCAATCCAAAGCCGCTGGTTAGAGACAAACCGCTACCCAATCGCCACCTTTGCCAATATTGAGGCTGAAGGCTTGCCAACACGCCCCTATATCGATGGGGAGACGCTGAGCTTCACCCTCACCGGGGAGTTGACCATCCGCGAGGTGGCTGTGCCAACCACCTTTGAGGCGACAGCCGCTCTAACGGGCGATGTACTGGTGGTGCGGGCGGTGAGTGATGTGAAAATGAGCGATTGGAAGTTTGATGCGCCGAACATGGCGGGGTTTGTCACGGTGGATGACGACATGCGAATCGTTTTGAACCTTGTTGCCCGCGTCATCAACTAG